One segment of Thermogemmata fonticola DNA contains the following:
- the tpx gene encoding thiol peroxidase — protein sequence MARSVTFKGNPVTLEGPELKAGDKAPDFTCLKGLEVVTLANTPAKARLFSVVPSLDTAVCSAQTKKFEEAIRDLGDAVACYTVSLDLPFAQGRFCSAEKITTMQTLSDVHNHSFGKNWGVLISSGLPLPLLARAVFVVDRNGTITYAEYVSEITNHPNYDAALEALKKAAA from the coding sequence ATGGCTCGGAGCGTCACCTTCAAGGGGAACCCTGTCACACTGGAAGGACCGGAACTCAAAGCGGGGGACAAGGCCCCGGACTTCACTTGTCTGAAGGGACTGGAGGTGGTGACCCTGGCCAACACTCCGGCGAAGGCCCGCCTTTTCAGTGTGGTGCCGTCCCTGGACACCGCCGTTTGCAGTGCCCAAACGAAGAAGTTTGAGGAGGCCATTCGGGACCTGGGGGATGCGGTGGCGTGCTACACCGTCAGCCTCGACCTGCCATTTGCCCAAGGCCGCTTCTGCTCCGCGGAAAAGATCACGACAATGCAAACCCTCTCCGACGTGCACAATCACTCCTTCGGCAAAAACTGGGGCGTGCTCATCAGCAGTGGGCTGCCGCTGCCGTTGCTGGCGCGGGCCGTATTCGTCGTCGATCGCAATGGTACCATCACCTACGCCGAGTATGTCTCCGAGATCACCAATCATCCGAATTACGACGCCGCCTTGGAAGCCCTGAAAAAGGCTGCCGCCTGA
- a CDS encoding DUF309 domain-containing protein → MVFLPPFAFDSGDRPVEPRDLFRRGVELFQAGEYFEAHEVWEELWREASGEARAFYKGLIQLAVALLHAERGNRSGSERLYHSARRLLEPYRPAYGGYDLETLLRESEPWLQSCWAAGGQPAGGIGGGRPRFPPVTDAEGR, encoded by the coding sequence ATGGTGTTTTTGCCGCCGTTCGCATTCGATTCCGGGGACCGTCCGGTGGAACCGAGGGACTTATTCCGCCGCGGCGTCGAGCTGTTCCAGGCCGGGGAGTATTTCGAGGCTCACGAAGTGTGGGAGGAATTGTGGCGTGAGGCGTCCGGCGAGGCCCGAGCCTTTTACAAGGGGTTGATCCAGTTAGCCGTGGCGCTTCTCCATGCCGAGCGGGGAAATCGTAGCGGCTCGGAGCGGCTGTATCACTCCGCCCGGCGCTTGCTCGAACCGTACCGCCCGGCCTACGGCGGCTACGATTTGGAGACCCTGCTGCGGGAGTCAGAGCCGTGGTTGCAGAGCTGTTGGGCCGCTGGCGGCCAGCCGGCGGGCGGAATTGGCGGAGGCCGGCCTCGGTTTCCCCCTGTCACAGATGCCGAGGGGCGATAG
- a CDS encoding serine/threonine-protein kinase: MQSSDSRKPSPSSPEPPAHPGAEKEENRSQSAEQTMLGKGSGAEAEAPEASRISQQETLPLPQDREGTVSTVGVAARPAGDSAERGSGVRSSSSRPLPSIPGYELLGELGRGGMAIVYKARQTKLDRLVALKVLREGVYASELDLARFRHEALAIARIQHPNVIQVYDIGEHEGLTYLAMEYAGEGTLQQWLAGQRLSVVGAIRLVYTLARAVGAAHQVGITHRDLKPGNILIVNGVPKIADFGLAKQLEHSLQTASGAILGTPQYMAPEQAAGDNRRVGPPSDVYALGVILFELLTGRVPLQGDTLLDTLDRVRFMPPPPLRELRGDIPGEVESVVQRCLRKSPEERYPNATMLAEELLRIFPALQSGGPTASRSSSPIPSAFWSILGTIAALILAAILVRQSGLLPWNRPAPAPPTLPAGSSQPSPLPTP; the protein is encoded by the coding sequence ATGCAGTCTTCGGACAGCCGCAAGCCATCGCCATCCTCGCCGGAGCCGCCGGCTCATCCCGGAGCGGAGAAGGAAGAGAACCGTTCCCAGAGTGCCGAGCAGACGATGCTGGGAAAGGGAAGCGGCGCTGAGGCGGAAGCGCCCGAGGCCTCGCGGATCAGCCAGCAGGAGACGCTGCCGTTGCCGCAGGATCGCGAGGGAACGGTCAGCACGGTGGGGGTGGCGGCGAGGCCGGCGGGGGACTCCGCCGAACGGGGTTCCGGCGTGCGGTCTTCTTCGAGCCGTCCGTTGCCTTCGATTCCCGGCTATGAGCTGCTCGGCGAGTTGGGGCGCGGCGGCATGGCGATTGTGTACAAGGCCCGGCAGACGAAGCTGGACCGCCTGGTGGCTTTGAAGGTGCTGCGGGAGGGAGTCTACGCGAGCGAGTTGGACCTGGCACGGTTTCGCCACGAGGCCCTGGCCATCGCGCGCATTCAGCATCCGAATGTCATCCAGGTGTACGACATCGGGGAGCATGAGGGACTGACCTATTTGGCGATGGAGTATGCGGGGGAAGGGACGTTGCAGCAATGGCTGGCAGGCCAGCGCCTGTCCGTGGTGGGAGCCATCCGGCTGGTGTACACCCTGGCCCGCGCCGTGGGAGCGGCCCACCAAGTCGGCATCACCCACCGCGACCTCAAGCCGGGGAATATCCTCATCGTCAATGGCGTGCCCAAAATTGCCGACTTCGGGCTGGCGAAGCAGTTGGAGCATTCGTTGCAGACAGCTAGCGGAGCCATCCTGGGCACCCCGCAATACATGGCGCCGGAGCAAGCGGCAGGGGACAATCGCCGGGTCGGTCCCCCCAGTGATGTCTATGCGCTCGGCGTGATCCTGTTTGAATTGCTCACGGGGCGCGTGCCGCTTCAGGGGGATACCCTCCTGGATACATTGGACCGGGTCCGTTTCATGCCCCCACCGCCGTTGCGTGAGTTGCGCGGCGATATCCCAGGGGAAGTGGAAAGCGTGGTGCAGCGCTGCCTGCGGAAATCGCCGGAGGAACGCTATCCCAACGCGACGATGCTCGCCGAGGAATTGCTGCGTATCTTTCCTGCGCTTCAAAGCGGCGGGCCCACAGCTTCTCGATCGAGCAGCCCGATTCCCTCCGCTTTCTGGTCCATTCTGGGCACCATCGCCGCTCTGATTCTGGCGGCGATTCTGGTCAGGCAAAGCGGCCTGCTTCCCTGGAACCGGCCAGCCCCCGCCCCTCCGACTCTCCCGGCGGGCAGCAGCCAGCCTTCCCCCTTGCCCACACCCTAG
- a CDS encoding 2Fe-2S iron-sulfur cluster-binding protein — protein MPRLTVEGVGTFDVPAGKRLVLALIDEAGVDQLHACGGNARCTTCRVEFVAGEPEQMTEAEKKVLAERGLQGVRLSCQILCDHDMTVRCISRLAGSGRTHPGPRPADAITPPPVWVSKS, from the coding sequence ATGCCGCGTTTGACGGTGGAAGGAGTCGGCACGTTTGATGTTCCTGCGGGAAAACGTCTGGTCTTGGCTCTGATCGATGAGGCGGGAGTGGACCAGTTGCATGCCTGCGGGGGGAATGCGCGCTGTACCACCTGCCGCGTGGAGTTCGTCGCCGGGGAACCGGAACAGATGACCGAGGCGGAAAAGAAGGTGCTCGCCGAGCGCGGCTTGCAAGGCGTCCGCCTGAGTTGTCAAATCCTCTGTGATCACGACATGACCGTCCGCTGCATCAGCCGTCTCGCGGGAAGCGGACGGACGCATCCCGGCCCTCGCCCCGCCGATGCCATCACTCCGCCGCCCGTCTGGGTGAGTAAGTCCTAG
- a CDS encoding sugar phosphate isomerase/epimerase family protein, protein MRAAVTVSLIPEVRQGPFVFTGDLVQACQRAAALGFHAIELFPEDPEAVEAEELRQVLDDCQLSLAAVGTGAGWFRHQLSFTSSEESIRSQAVDYARRMMDLAAAFSAPIIIGAMQGKASGGLNQATALRYLGHALFQLDEHAEALGVTLLYEPLNRYESNLIHTLADAATFIQGAGLRQVRLLADLFHMNIEESDLPGALRRAGPLLGHVHFSDSNRRAAGWGHTNFPPIIQALRDIGYDGYLSAEVLPLPDAESAARQAITAFRQWVGSPAAG, encoded by the coding sequence ATGCGGGCAGCGGTCACTGTGTCGTTGATTCCGGAGGTCCGCCAGGGACCGTTCGTTTTCACTGGCGATCTGGTCCAGGCCTGTCAACGTGCGGCAGCACTCGGCTTCCACGCCATCGAACTGTTCCCGGAAGACCCCGAGGCGGTGGAGGCCGAGGAACTCCGCCAGGTGCTCGACGACTGCCAATTGAGCCTGGCCGCGGTGGGCACAGGAGCCGGCTGGTTCCGCCATCAGTTGAGCTTCACCAGCAGTGAGGAAAGCATCCGCTCCCAGGCGGTAGATTACGCCCGGCGGATGATGGACTTGGCCGCCGCGTTTTCGGCGCCGATCATCATCGGGGCCATGCAGGGCAAAGCCAGCGGCGGGCTGAACCAAGCCACGGCGCTGCGCTATCTGGGGCACGCCCTATTCCAACTGGACGAGCATGCCGAGGCCTTAGGCGTTACCCTGCTGTACGAACCCCTCAACCGTTACGAGTCGAATCTGATCCATACGCTTGCCGACGCGGCGACATTCATCCAGGGAGCTGGTCTGCGCCAGGTGCGTCTGCTGGCCGATCTGTTTCACATGAACATCGAGGAAAGCGACCTGCCGGGGGCGTTGCGGCGGGCCGGACCGCTACTGGGCCATGTGCATTTCAGCGATTCTAACCGTCGGGCCGCCGGTTGGGGACACACGAACTTTCCCCCGATCATCCAGGCGCTGCGCGATATTGGCTACGACGGCTATCTGTCGGCGGAGGTGCTCCCGCTGCCGGATGCTGAGTCAGCCGCTCGCCAGGCCATCACGGCCTTCCGCCAATGGGTCGGCTCACCCGCCGCTGGATAG
- a CDS encoding branched-chain amino acid aminotransferase, whose product MAALMPMDDRDGVIWFNGQLVPWREAKVHVLVHSLHYGNAVFEGARIYNGKVFKLTEHSQRLHRSARMLAYEVPYSVEELDAATRRVVAENRLQAGYVRPLAWRGAETIGVSAVGTKVHTMIAAFPWGAYYEQKAIRLMTARWKRPSPESAPAGSKAAGLYIICTLAKDEALAAGFQDALMLDYKGRLSEATGANLFLVINGELHTPTPETILNGITRQTVMDLARRRGLKVVEREMWPEELARASEVFLTGTAVEVQPVAAVDQHEYPIGPITQMLQEDYAALVRA is encoded by the coding sequence ATGGCAGCGCTCATGCCGATGGACGACCGGGATGGGGTGATCTGGTTCAACGGGCAGTTAGTGCCCTGGCGGGAAGCCAAGGTGCACGTACTGGTGCACAGTTTGCATTATGGGAACGCGGTGTTCGAGGGGGCGCGCATTTACAACGGCAAGGTGTTCAAGCTGACGGAGCATTCGCAGCGTTTGCATCGGTCCGCCCGAATGTTGGCCTATGAGGTGCCGTATTCGGTCGAGGAGCTGGACGCGGCCACGCGGCGGGTGGTGGCGGAAAACCGGCTGCAAGCGGGGTATGTGCGTCCCCTGGCCTGGCGCGGGGCGGAAACGATCGGCGTATCCGCCGTGGGGACCAAGGTGCATACCATGATCGCCGCCTTCCCGTGGGGTGCGTATTACGAGCAGAAGGCAATCCGCCTGATGACCGCCCGCTGGAAGCGTCCCAGTCCGGAGTCAGCCCCGGCAGGCAGCAAAGCGGCGGGATTGTACATCATCTGCACCCTGGCCAAGGACGAGGCCCTCGCCGCCGGTTTCCAGGACGCCCTCATGCTCGACTACAAAGGCCGGCTTTCGGAAGCGACGGGCGCCAACCTCTTCCTAGTCATCAACGGAGAATTGCACACTCCCACGCCGGAAACCATCCTCAACGGCATCACGCGTCAGACCGTGATGGACCTGGCCCGGCGGCGTGGCCTCAAGGTCGTCGAACGGGAAATGTGGCCTGAAGAGCTAGCCCGCGCGAGCGAAGTGTTCCTCACCGGTACCGCGGTTGAAGTCCAACCGGTCGCCGCTGTCGATCAGCACGAGTATCCCATCGGGCCGATCACCCAGATGCTTCAGGAGGATTACGCGGCTCTGGTCCGCGCTTGA
- a CDS encoding VanZ family protein yields MPMRLRPWLCAGFVALLIVWTWKLVEPNPVPAALEQELPADWRFWLSKAVHFGMYFILFLLGTGGLRSRWRWGVAGLLLLHAGLTELIQTWVPNRHGSLRDVLIDGGGVAAGLFLSEWCRRTRQGCRGTALSET; encoded by the coding sequence ATGCCGATGAGACTACGGCCTTGGCTCTGCGCTGGGTTTGTTGCACTGCTCATTGTTTGGACGTGGAAGCTGGTGGAACCGAATCCCGTCCCGGCGGCGCTGGAACAGGAACTGCCTGCGGACTGGCGATTCTGGCTTTCCAAGGCCGTGCACTTTGGCATGTATTTCATCCTCTTCCTACTCGGAACGGGGGGACTGAGGTCCCGCTGGCGCTGGGGCGTCGCTGGCTTGCTGCTGCTCCACGCCGGCCTGACCGAGCTGATCCAGACGTGGGTCCCCAACCGCCACGGTTCGCTCCGGGATGTGCTCATCGACGGCGGCGGCGTGGCCGCCGGCCTATTCCTGAGTGAATGGTGCCGCCGAACACGCCAGGGATGTCGCGGGACCGCTCTCAGTGAGACCTGA
- a CDS encoding type II secretion system F family protein translates to MIFSSARCPVGALVMWCRVLRHGLAAGLDPVKLFRQQSRSGPAVLRPVAAALAQRLEQGESLGDALADYLDCFPPLFVELIRVGERTGHLEETFQVLEEYYDQVQSIQRQFRSAMTYPVLMYLAAVGVITLLILILGYLGGQGQAVTTDPLGLGLSGISGAMMFVAVALGLPVALLVGLKLLANKVRWQSQLEAFLLGLPGWGPAFLLLALQRCAVALRMGYQAGLSVPKVVRHALEAASNAAFTRGQSRAVAVVKKGGSLTEALRASGAPFPDEFYEYVQLGEQTGNLPEVMERLSPNYAEEAARRLRSAATATAWAIYALIALMIILAIFRIASIYLNALGQAAG, encoded by the coding sequence ATGATCTTTTCCAGTGCGCGGTGTCCGGTAGGGGCGCTGGTGATGTGGTGCCGGGTTTTGCGGCACGGTTTGGCCGCGGGGCTGGATCCCGTGAAGCTCTTCCGCCAGCAAAGCCGATCGGGACCGGCCGTGTTGCGGCCCGTGGCTGCCGCCCTCGCCCAGCGCCTGGAACAAGGGGAGAGCCTGGGCGATGCCCTGGCCGATTATCTGGATTGCTTCCCCCCTCTGTTTGTGGAATTGATCCGCGTCGGGGAAAGGACGGGACACCTGGAAGAAACCTTCCAGGTGCTGGAGGAGTACTACGATCAGGTCCAGTCCATCCAGCGGCAGTTCCGCTCCGCCATGACGTATCCGGTGCTGATGTATCTGGCGGCGGTGGGGGTCATCACCCTGCTGATTTTGATCCTGGGATACCTGGGCGGGCAAGGGCAGGCCGTCACCACGGACCCGTTGGGATTGGGGCTGTCGGGAATCTCCGGCGCGATGATGTTTGTGGCCGTGGCCTTGGGTCTGCCGGTGGCTTTGCTGGTAGGGCTCAAACTCCTGGCGAACAAGGTCCGCTGGCAAAGTCAGCTTGAGGCCTTCCTATTGGGGCTGCCGGGGTGGGGACCGGCTTTCCTGCTCCTGGCGCTCCAGCGGTGCGCCGTGGCTTTGCGCATGGGGTATCAAGCGGGCTTGAGCGTGCCCAAGGTCGTGCGGCATGCTCTGGAGGCGGCCAGCAATGCGGCTTTCACCCGCGGTCAAAGCCGGGCGGTGGCTGTGGTCAAAAAGGGCGGCTCGCTAACCGAAGCCCTGCGAGCTTCGGGCGCCCCCTTTCCCGACGAGTTCTACGAATACGTCCAGTTGGGGGAACAGACGGGCAATTTGCCGGAGGTCATGGAACGGCTGTCCCCCAACTACGCTGAGGAAGCGGCCCGCCGCTTGCGCTCCGCGGCCACCGCTACCGCCTGGGCCATCTACGCTCTGATTGCCCTGATGATCATCCTGGCAATTTTCCGGATCGCTTCGATCTATCTCAACGCTCTGGGGCAAGCCGCCGGCTGA